A window of Mucilaginibacter sp. PAMC 26640 contains these coding sequences:
- a CDS encoding undecaprenyl-phosphate glucose phosphotransferase, translating to MVHRYATFVKTINLAVDYLVLNLAMITAYCLTTYETSVLWPPNRNYLPIVLIFNLTWLLSANLTRLYDEVLNKDSINTFRKVIKTYIIFLTLITIIVVVIGIKAYSITYTYLIYACLLIGAFLWIWKLIFLSIRKSTRAKLFDARSVIIVGSGRISIDLQKFFIGNPDRGYKLVGFFDDDHQKIKQNDLYLGPIDHCIAYVLENKIDELFCALPVSETQKIEKLLSDAEKNLIRFRIIPEYYNFGIKPVLIQSFGHIPVISVRSEPLENMLNRFVKRIFDIFFSMFVIIFFFSWAFPVLALLIKLESKGPVLFKQLRSGKDNHPFWCYKFRSMRVNDDSDSKQAVRNDRRITKLGAFMRRTSIDELPQFFNVLRGNMSVVGPRPHMLSHTLQYSQLIDRFMVRHFLKPGITGWAQVTGLRGETRTTEAMLQRVEADVWYLENWSFLFDLKIIFLTVWNSLKGDDNAF from the coding sequence ATGGTTCATCGCTACGCTACATTTGTTAAAACCATCAATCTGGCTGTTGATTACCTGGTGTTAAACCTTGCCATGATCACTGCCTATTGTTTAACGACGTACGAAACCAGTGTGTTGTGGCCGCCCAATAGAAACTACCTGCCTATAGTTTTAATATTTAATCTTACCTGGCTGCTATCGGCCAATCTCACGCGGCTGTATGATGAAGTACTGAATAAGGATTCAATAAATACCTTCAGGAAGGTAATTAAAACCTACATTATTTTTCTGACACTAATAACCATCATCGTAGTGGTAATTGGTATAAAAGCCTACTCCATTACTTACACTTATTTAATATATGCGTGCCTCCTTATCGGCGCTTTTTTATGGATATGGAAACTGATATTCCTGAGTATCAGGAAAAGCACCCGTGCAAAACTGTTCGACGCGAGAAGTGTGATTATCGTAGGCAGCGGAAGGATCAGTATCGATCTTCAAAAGTTTTTTATCGGCAATCCCGACAGAGGGTACAAACTGGTAGGCTTTTTTGATGATGATCATCAAAAAATAAAGCAGAATGATTTATATCTGGGGCCTATTGACCATTGTATCGCATATGTATTAGAAAACAAAATAGATGAATTATTTTGTGCGTTGCCTGTGTCGGAAACACAAAAAATAGAAAAATTATTGTCCGACGCAGAAAAGAATCTTATTCGATTCCGGATAATACCAGAGTATTATAATTTCGGCATTAAACCTGTACTCATCCAAAGCTTCGGACATATTCCTGTTATTTCTGTGCGATCTGAACCATTAGAAAATATGCTGAACAGATTTGTAAAAAGAATTTTTGATATCTTCTTTTCAATGTTTGTTATAATATTCTTCTTTAGCTGGGCATTTCCTGTTCTTGCGCTGTTAATTAAATTAGAATCTAAAGGACCGGTATTATTTAAACAACTCAGATCAGGAAAGGACAACCATCCGTTTTGGTGCTATAAGTTTCGGAGTATGCGCGTTAATGATGACAGTGATAGCAAGCAAGCGGTAAGAAACGATCGCCGAATTACTAAACTTGGTGCATTTATGCGCCGAACAAGTATAGACGAGTTACCACAATTTTTTAATGTATTGAGGGGCAATATGTCCGTGGTAGGCCCCAGGCCACATATGTTAAGCCATACCTTACAATACTCCCAGCTGATAGACAGGTTTATGGTAAGGCATTTTTTAAAGCCGGGCATTACCGGCTGGGCGCAGGTTACCGGGCTGCGGGGCGAAACGCGCACCACTGAGGCAATGCTACAGCGTGTTGAGGCCGATGTATGGTATTTAGAAAATTGGTCGTTCCTGTTTGATCTTAAGATCATTTTCTTAACCGTGTGGAACAGCCTTAAGGGAGACGATAACGCGTTTTAA
- a CDS encoding acetyltransferase, with product MINKDTHTGPSFSLSNRMARVIWNLIALFLFRFSPKPFHPWRSFLLRCFGAKVGKGVHVYPGVRIWAPWNLDLGDGCGIGSGAILYSQGKITIGRRAVISQGVNLCAGTHDYTRVGSPLITRPIYIGDSAWIAAEAFVHPGVHIGNGCVIGARAVVVSNMPEWMVCAGHPCKPIKARVMVD from the coding sequence ATGATCAATAAGGATACCCATACCGGGCCATCATTTTCTCTTTCCAACCGTATGGCCAGGGTTATATGGAATTTGATCGCGTTGTTTTTATTTAGGTTTTCACCCAAGCCATTTCATCCCTGGCGTTCGTTCTTGTTGCGCTGCTTTGGTGCCAAGGTGGGTAAAGGCGTACATGTTTATCCCGGGGTGCGAATCTGGGCCCCCTGGAATCTGGATTTGGGTGACGGTTGCGGTATTGGCAGTGGAGCTATCTTGTATTCCCAGGGAAAAATTACCATCGGAAGGCGGGCGGTAATATCGCAGGGAGTCAACCTGTGTGCGGGGACCCATGATTATACACGGGTTGGTTCTCCTTTAATAACCAGACCAATTTATATTGGCGACAGTGCATGGATTGCCGCCGAAGCATTTGTACATCCCGGTGTGCATATTGGCAATGGGTGTGTTATAGGGGCGCGTGCAGTGGTTGTAAGTAATATGCCCGAGTGGATGGTATGTGCGGGGCATCCGTGCAAACCAATCAAGGCGAGGGTAATGGTTGATTAG
- a CDS encoding glycosyl transferase family 1, translated as MKLLHIIASMNPASGGPCQGIRNTNPELMRIGINREVVSLDDPNSPFLGMDDFVIHALGPAVGPWQYSAKLMPWLLANMARFDVIIINGLWLYSSYAGWSARTTLIKQAKKKGASPLPLKLYVMPHGMLDPYFQRAKDRRLKAIRNWLYWKVIESRVVNDADGLFFTCQTELELARQAFKPYHPKKEVNVGYGIIAPPDYTPEMKKAFMQLCPDLNGHPFLLFFSRIHQKKGVGTLVKAYAGAMENALEHNKPSYKLVLAGPGASSAYGHEIQRLVATYPHIKKHVLFTGMITGDAKWGALYTCDAFVLPSHQENFGIAVVEAMACKKAVLVSRQVNIWKEIEEGGGGVIADDTLAGTSHLLNTWMSLSEDAKVEMSNKALNVFRSNFDISLVAKHFINAISDHVQ; from the coding sequence ATGAAGCTATTGCACATAATTGCAAGCATGAATCCTGCAAGCGGCGGTCCCTGCCAGGGAATCAGAAATACCAATCCCGAGTTGATGCGCATTGGCATTAACCGCGAGGTAGTAAGTTTGGATGATCCTAACAGTCCGTTTTTAGGGATGGATGATTTTGTGATACACGCACTAGGGCCTGCGGTTGGCCCATGGCAATACTCGGCTAAGCTGATGCCATGGCTCCTGGCAAATATGGCGCGTTTTGATGTTATAATTATTAATGGGTTATGGCTGTATTCAAGCTATGCCGGCTGGAGCGCGAGGACAACGCTCATTAAACAGGCGAAGAAAAAAGGAGCCTCACCGCTGCCACTCAAACTTTATGTAATGCCACATGGGATGTTGGATCCCTATTTTCAGCGTGCTAAAGACCGCAGACTTAAAGCGATCAGGAATTGGCTTTACTGGAAGGTTATAGAAAGCCGGGTAGTTAACGATGCCGATGGGCTATTTTTTACCTGCCAAACCGAACTGGAGCTGGCCAGGCAGGCATTTAAGCCATACCACCCCAAAAAAGAAGTGAATGTGGGTTATGGAATAATAGCACCCCCGGATTATACACCGGAGATGAAAAAGGCCTTTATGCAACTATGCCCGGATTTGAACGGACATCCGTTCCTGTTGTTTTTTAGTCGCATTCATCAGAAAAAGGGAGTAGGTACTTTGGTAAAGGCCTATGCCGGGGCAATGGAAAATGCGCTTGAGCACAATAAGCCAAGTTACAAATTAGTATTAGCAGGTCCCGGTGCAAGCTCGGCTTATGGGCATGAAATACAGCGGCTCGTAGCAACTTACCCGCATATTAAAAAACATGTGTTGTTCACCGGAATGATAACCGGAGACGCAAAATGGGGAGCGCTTTACACATGCGATGCGTTTGTGCTCCCAAGCCATCAGGAGAATTTTGGGATTGCGGTTGTTGAGGCTATGGCTTGCAAGAAAGCCGTCCTTGTATCACGGCAGGTTAATATATGGAAGGAAATTGAAGAAGGTGGCGGTGGGGTAATTGCCGATGATACACTTGCCGGTACGAGCCATTTATTAAATACCTGGATGAGTCTTTCGGAGGATGCAAAAGTGGAGATGAGCAACAAAGCCCTGAATGTGTTCCGTTCTAACTTTGATATAAGCCTTGTTGCTAAACACTTTATAAATGCCATCTCGGATCACGTGCAATAG
- a CDS encoding glycosyltransferase WbuB, translating to MDKKKILLISHNFSPEPIGIGKYNGEMISWLVNRGYDCTVITTFPYYPFWKVQAPYTNRWYKKEVILNPRNKATLTVYRCPSYIPSDPTGKQRAVQDFSYWVTKFFMVFKFMVAQTKFDLIITIAPPFHLAYLGLFLRKMNGGKLLYHIQDMQIEAARDLKLFSRKQVLAGLFKVEHNILEKADFVSSISYGMINKIKAKVDRKIFFFPNWVDTDYYYPLPNRNKLKTKWGYREADIVCLYSGAVGVKQRLERILVTAEALMGHDHIKFVICSSGPYKDQLHEQAVLKGLTNISFLPVQAKEVFNELLNMADIHLVLQIADAGDLVMPSKLTTILAVGGASIITAAKGTSLYDMVHDYDFGYVVEPQDKNEQDLLTGQILQIKLDEHLEAKRENARNYAVQYLNVDKVMNNFVADFLG from the coding sequence ATGGATAAGAAGAAAATACTTTTAATAAGTCATAATTTCTCTCCCGAGCCAATTGGTATTGGTAAGTATAACGGTGAAATGATTAGCTGGCTTGTTAACCGTGGCTATGATTGTACCGTAATTACAACTTTTCCGTATTATCCTTTTTGGAAGGTTCAGGCACCTTATACTAATCGGTGGTATAAAAAAGAAGTCATTTTAAATCCCCGTAATAAAGCAACTTTAACAGTTTACCGGTGCCCATCTTACATCCCAAGTGACCCTACCGGTAAACAGCGCGCAGTGCAAGATTTTTCGTATTGGGTTACCAAGTTTTTTATGGTATTTAAATTCATGGTTGCCCAAACAAAGTTCGATTTGATCATCACTATTGCCCCGCCGTTTCACCTTGCCTACCTTGGCTTGTTTTTGAGGAAAATGAATGGTGGTAAATTACTGTATCATATCCAGGATATGCAAATCGAAGCCGCTCGTGACTTGAAATTGTTTTCGAGGAAACAGGTGTTGGCAGGCCTTTTTAAGGTGGAACACAATATATTAGAAAAAGCAGATTTTGTTAGCAGTATTTCTTATGGAATGATTAATAAGATAAAAGCTAAAGTTGATAGAAAGATCTTTTTTTTTCCTAATTGGGTTGATACAGATTATTATTATCCATTACCCAACCGCAATAAGCTTAAAACAAAGTGGGGCTACAGGGAGGCTGATATCGTATGCTTGTATTCGGGCGCGGTAGGTGTAAAGCAACGGCTTGAACGCATCCTGGTAACGGCGGAAGCCCTAATGGGTCATGACCATATCAAATTTGTTATTTGCTCCTCAGGCCCATATAAAGACCAATTGCATGAGCAGGCCGTCCTCAAGGGTTTGACCAATATTTCATTTCTGCCAGTGCAGGCAAAAGAAGTATTTAACGAACTTTTAAATATGGCAGATATTCACTTGGTTTTGCAAATTGCTGATGCCGGCGACTTGGTGATGCCATCCAAACTGACCACTATTTTAGCAGTGGGGGGCGCCAGTATCATAACAGCAGCCAAAGGTACCTCGTTGTATGATATGGTACATGATTATGATTTTGGCTACGTGGTAGAGCCGCAAGATAAAAATGAGCAAGATTTGCTTACTGGCCAGATTCTGCAAATAAAACTTGATGAACACCTGGAGGCTAAAAGAGAAAATGCCCGCAACTATGCCGTACAATATCTTAACGTTGATAAGGTAATGAATAATTTCGTTGCGGACTTTCTTGGGTAA
- a CDS encoding glycosyl transferase family 2 — MISVLILTRNEEQDLPGCLESVKWCDDIHVFDSFSSDRTIEIASSAGAQITQRSFDNWSAHQNWGLSNIKFKYNWVLYIDADERVSPSLLAALNSFDTDNKHAAYEVRRRDFAWNGKWLKHAQVSPFYLRLFRPEKMRYERLVNPLSVPDGSTSKIEGYLDHYPFSKGFKFWFTRHLGYADMEAQMRLQQIDKSERFSVRKALFSTDFTQRRYHQKGIFYKLPGRPLVKWLYMVVARRAFLDGATGITYATMQSIYEYFIVLKTKESKTK; from the coding sequence ATGATATCGGTTTTAATACTTACCAGGAACGAAGAACAAGATTTGCCCGGCTGCCTGGAATCGGTGAAGTGGTGCGATGATATCCATGTTTTCGATTCTTTTAGTAGTGATCGTACCATTGAGATTGCCAGCAGCGCGGGAGCCCAAATTACTCAGCGTAGTTTTGACAATTGGTCCGCCCATCAAAATTGGGGTTTAAGCAATATCAAATTTAAGTACAATTGGGTTTTATATATCGATGCAGATGAGCGTGTATCACCATCTTTGCTGGCCGCGTTAAACTCATTTGATACAGATAATAAGCATGCAGCTTATGAAGTACGCCGCAGGGATTTTGCATGGAACGGTAAATGGCTGAAACATGCGCAGGTTTCGCCGTTTTATTTGAGGTTATTCAGGCCGGAAAAAATGCGTTATGAACGTTTGGTGAACCCACTATCGGTGCCGGATGGGTCGACTTCAAAAATTGAGGGTTACCTGGATCACTATCCTTTTAGCAAAGGGTTTAAATTTTGGTTTACAAGGCATTTAGGCTATGCCGATATGGAAGCCCAGATGAGATTGCAGCAAATTGATAAAAGTGAAAGATTTTCGGTGCGAAAAGCCTTATTTAGCACTGATTTTACGCAACGCAGGTATCACCAAAAAGGTATTTTTTACAAGCTACCTGGCAGGCCTTTAGTGAAGTGGTTGTATATGGTGGTTGCGAGAAGAGCTTTTTTGGATGGAGCAACCGGCATTACTTATGCTACAATGCAATCCATCTACGAGTACTTTATTGTACTAAAAACAAAAGAGAGTAAAACTAAATGA